A single genomic interval of Tursiops truncatus isolate mTurTru1 chromosome 1, mTurTru1.mat.Y, whole genome shotgun sequence harbors:
- the EVA1B gene encoding protein eva-1 homolog B: protein MDAPRRDMELLSNSLAAYAHIRANPESFGLYFVLGVCFGLLLTLCLLVISISCAPRPRPRGPTPRRDPRSSTLEAEDDDDDDDEDTVTRPGPEVSTEPDGPLSVNVFTSAEELERAQRLEERERILREIWRTGQPDLLGTGTLGPSPTGTGTLGRMHYY from the exons ATGGATGCCCCCCGAAGGGACATGGAGTTGCTCAGCAACAGCCTGGCGGCCTACGCACACATCCGCG CTAACCCCGAGAGCTTCGGCCTCTACTTCGTGCTGGGTGTCTGCTTTGGCCTGCTGCTCACCCTGTGCCTACTAGTCATCAGCATCTCCTGTGCACCCCGCCCGCGGCCCCGAGGGCCCACTCCGCGCCGGGACCCCCGCAGCAGCACCCTGGAGGCCGAGgacgacgacgacgacgacgaTGAGGATACGGTGACTCGGCCGGGCCCCGAGGTGTCCACGGAGCCCGACGGGCCCCTGAGCGTCAACGTCTTCACTTCGGCGGAGGAGCTGGAGCGGGCGCAGCGGCTAGAGGAGCGGGAACGGATCCTGCGGGAGATCTGGCGCACTGGACAGCCAGACCTGCTGGGCACCGGCACGCTGGGGCCCAGCCCCACGGGCACGGGCACCCTGGGCCGCATGCACTATTACTGA